One window of the Actinomycetota bacterium genome contains the following:
- a CDS encoding transcriptional regulator encodes VLEKAGLIARGREAQWRPCRLEADPLKEVADWVEGYRRFWERSEERYRRLDDYLRQAQAAQPTERTERKEEPDDQQAP; translated from the coding sequence GTGCTGGAGAAGGCGGGGCTGATCGCGCGGGGGCGGGAGGCGCAGTGGCGGCCGTGCCGGCTGGAGGCCGACCCGCTCAAGGAGGTGGCCGACTGGGTGGAGGGATACCGCCGCTTCTGGGAACGGAGCGAGGAGCGCTACCGGCGCCTCGACGACTACCTGCGCCAGGCCCAGGCGGCGCAGCCGACAGAGAGGACGGAGCGGAAGGAGGAGCCGGACGACCAGCAGGCACCATGA
- a CDS encoding SRPBCC family protein produces the protein MSDLKVVADPGTHDIVITRSFDAPRELVFAAYTDPDAVRQWWGQAASDTVVDELEARAGGRWRFIERDGEGNEWGFHGVYHETVAPERIVNTFEFEGMPGHVLLETTTFEERDGRTLMTSLSVFQSVADRDGMLQSGMESGAAESYDRLDQYLAKAR, from the coding sequence ATGAGCGACCTGAAGGTCGTCGCCGACCCCGGCACCCACGACATCGTCATCACCCGCAGCTTCGACGCCCCCCGCGAGCTGGTGTTCGCGGCCTACACCGACCCGGACGCGGTCCGGCAGTGGTGGGGCCAGGCGGCCAGCGACACCGTGGTCGACGAGCTGGAGGCCCGGGCCGGCGGCCGCTGGCGCTTTATCGAGCGCGACGGCGAGGGCAACGAGTGGGGCTTCCACGGCGTCTACCACGAGACCGTCGCCCCCGAGCGGATCGTCAACACCTTCGAGTTCGAGGGCATGCCCGGCCATGTGCTGCTGGAGACCACCACCTTCGAGGAGCGGGACGGCCGCACCCTCATGACCAGCCTGTCGGTGTTCCAGTCGGTCGCCGACCGCGACGGGATGCTCCAGTCCGGGATGGAGAGCGGGGCCGCCGAGTCCTACGACCGCCTCGACCAGTACCTGGCCAAGGCCCGATGA
- a CDS encoding TIGR03668 family PPOX class F420-dependent oxidoreductase, with translation MTEATGGRAGPEGPPPAVLERFAAGRVARLATLSAAGPRLVPVTFAWHEGTAVWAVDRVKPKRAGPLRRERDLAADPRVAMLVDHYAEDWAALWWVELQGTAAFLEGRAAEAALDALAARYPPYRDARPPGPVVAVRPRRWAWWSAA, from the coding sequence ATGACGGAGGCGACCGGCGGGCGCGCCGGGCCGGAGGGTCCGCCGCCGGCGGTGCTGGAGCGGTTCGCGGCCGGGAGGGTGGCCAGGCTGGCCACCCTCTCGGCCGCCGGACCCCGGCTGGTGCCGGTGACCTTCGCCTGGCACGAGGGGACGGCGGTGTGGGCGGTCGACCGGGTCAAGCCCAAGCGGGCCGGCCCGCTGCGGCGCGAGCGCGACCTGGCCGCCGACCCGAGGGTGGCGATGCTGGTCGACCACTACGCCGAGGACTGGGCGGCGCTGTGGTGGGTCGAGCTCCAGGGCACGGCCGCGTTCCTGGAGGGCCGGGCGGCCGAGGCCGCCCTCGACGCCCTGGCCGCCCGCTATCCCCCCTACCGGGACGCCCGGCCGCCCGGCCCGGTGGTGGCCGTGCGCCCGCGCCGGTGGGCGTGGTGGTCGGCCGCCTGA
- a CDS encoding SigB/SigF/SigG family RNA polymerase sigma factor, with product MSSAVVDFGVDPIDPPDPAASPETLEVRPEDEVAVQRVEQWFRDYAQSRDPALRERIILSYLGLADRLAERYRSNRAVPLEDLRQVARLGLVKAVDRYQPERANPFIPYAVATVVGELKRHLRDASWRLRVPRGTKDLALRLCRAIDELPQQLGHSPTVPELAEHLGASMEEVLEAIEVAQTRSAPSLDQPAGEDGDAVLGDFVVDRRHREELEDLLVLPELIGRLPERERQIVLLRYVDELTQDEIAARMQISQMHVSRLLRRAIERMRSQLVDL from the coding sequence ATGTCGTCCGCGGTTGTCGACTTTGGCGTCGACCCGATCGATCCTCCGGACCCCGCAGCGTCGCCCGAGACGCTCGAGGTCCGCCCGGAGGACGAGGTCGCCGTCCAGCGCGTCGAGCAATGGTTCCGCGACTACGCCCAGAGCCGTGACCCGGCCCTGCGCGAGCGCATCATCCTCTCCTACCTCGGCCTGGCCGACCGGCTGGCCGAGCGCTACCGGAGCAACCGGGCCGTCCCCCTGGAGGACCTGCGCCAGGTGGCCCGGCTCGGGCTGGTCAAGGCGGTCGACCGCTACCAGCCGGAGCGCGCCAACCCGTTCATCCCCTACGCCGTGGCCACCGTGGTCGGCGAGCTCAAGCGGCACCTGCGTGACGCCAGCTGGCGGCTGCGGGTGCCCCGCGGGACCAAGGACCTGGCCCTGCGGCTCTGCCGGGCCATCGACGAGCTGCCCCAGCAGCTCGGCCACTCCCCCACCGTGCCCGAGCTGGCCGAGCACCTCGGGGCCAGCATGGAGGAGGTCCTGGAGGCGATCGAGGTCGCCCAGACCCGCTCGGCGCCGTCGCTCGACCAGCCGGCCGGGGAGGACGGCGACGCGGTGCTGGGCGACTTCGTGGTCGACCGCCGCCACCGCGAGGAGCTGGAGGACCTGCTGGTCCTGCCCGAGCTGATCGGGCGGCTGCCGGAGCGCGAGCGCCAGATCGTCCTGCTGCGCTACGTCGACGAGCTGACCCAGGACGAGATCGCCGCCCGCATGCAGATCTCCCAGATGCACGTCTCGCGCCTGCTGCGCCGGGCCATCGAGCGCATGCGCAGCCAGCTCGTCGACCTCTGA
- a CDS encoding MFS transporter — MAADPAPDRPAPPSALAPLARPVFRALWIAALVSNVGFWMQSVGAVWQVGTVSGSAALVALVQTSISLPIVLLALPAGAAADVFDRRRMLLATQSWMLVSAAALCLATVLGVASPAVVLGLTFMLGLGNAANAPAWQATIPELVGGRELSAAVALNSAGFNIGRAVGPAIGGLVVAAAGPAAVFGLNAASYLGVLAVLWRWRRRPQDDLGAGEQVLGAIGAGVRYVRFAPPLRAVLVRTALFILPASALWALLPVVARGRLGLDATGFGLLLGALGIGSVAGAVALPKLRQAVPIDRRVVAGTVLFALATAALALLDSPALVFVAMVAAGLAWLAILTSFNVATQTAVPRWVRARALAVYLLVFQGGLAAGSALWGVAAGRLGERTALLAAAASFGLGMVAALHWRLQGIGALDLTPSVRPEPVTVVDPDPEDGPVLVLIRYRIDPGRAEEFATAMRAMRRVRRRDGAYRWGVFEDVADPGCFVETYVVRSWAEHLRQHERFTAEDLAVRDRVRLFHVGEDPPVVSHFIHPDAAPTQRRWVRWTRRHGDLAQAGEE, encoded by the coding sequence GTGGCCGCCGACCCCGCCCCCGACCGGCCCGCCCCGCCGTCCGCGCTGGCTCCGCTGGCCCGGCCGGTGTTCCGGGCCCTCTGGATCGCCGCCCTGGTCTCCAACGTCGGCTTCTGGATGCAGAGCGTCGGGGCGGTCTGGCAGGTCGGCACCGTCTCCGGCTCGGCCGCCCTGGTCGCCCTCGTCCAGACGTCCATCAGCCTGCCCATCGTGCTGCTGGCCCTGCCAGCCGGGGCGGCCGCGGACGTGTTCGACCGGCGGCGGATGCTGCTCGCCACCCAGTCCTGGATGCTGGTCTCGGCGGCGGCGCTGTGCCTGGCCACCGTGCTCGGGGTGGCCAGCCCGGCGGTCGTCCTCGGCCTGACCTTCATGCTCGGGCTGGGCAACGCGGCCAACGCCCCCGCCTGGCAGGCGACCATCCCCGAGCTGGTCGGCGGGCGGGAGCTGTCGGCGGCGGTGGCCCTCAACTCGGCCGGGTTCAACATCGGCCGGGCGGTCGGCCCGGCGATCGGCGGCCTGGTGGTGGCGGCGGCCGGGCCGGCCGCCGTGTTCGGGCTCAACGCCGCGTCCTACCTCGGCGTGCTGGCCGTCCTGTGGCGCTGGCGGCGCCGCCCCCAGGACGACCTGGGCGCGGGCGAGCAGGTCCTGGGGGCGATCGGGGCCGGGGTCCGCTACGTGCGCTTCGCCCCGCCGCTGCGGGCCGTGCTGGTCCGCACGGCCCTGTTCATCCTGCCCGCCAGCGCCCTGTGGGCGCTGCTGCCGGTGGTGGCCAGGGGCCGCCTGGGGCTGGACGCGACCGGGTTCGGGCTGCTGCTGGGCGCGCTCGGGATCGGGTCGGTGGCCGGGGCGGTGGCCCTGCCGAAGCTGCGCCAGGCCGTGCCCATCGACCGGCGGGTGGTGGCCGGCACCGTCCTGTTCGCCCTGGCGACGGCGGCCCTTGCCCTGCTGGACTCGCCGGCTCTGGTGTTCGTGGCCATGGTCGCCGCCGGGCTGGCCTGGCTGGCCATCCTGACCTCGTTCAACGTGGCCACCCAGACGGCCGTGCCCCGGTGGGTCCGGGCCCGGGCCCTGGCCGTGTACCTGCTGGTGTTCCAGGGCGGCCTGGCCGCCGGCAGCGCCCTCTGGGGGGTGGCCGCGGGTCGCCTGGGCGAGCGGACGGCCCTGCTGGCGGCCGCGGCCAGCTTCGGCCTGGGGATGGTGGCCGCGCTGCACTGGCGCCTCCAGGGGATCGGCGCCCTCGACCTGACCCCGTCGGTCCGCCCGGAGCCGGTGACGGTGGTCGACCCCGACCCCGAGGACGGTCCCGTGCTGGTGCTGATCCGCTACCGGATCGACCCGGGCCGGGCCGAGGAGTTCGCGACCGCGATGCGGGCCATGCGCCGGGTCCGCCGGCGCGACGGCGCCTACCGTTGGGGTGTGTTCGAGGACGTGGCCGACCCGGGCTGCTTCGTCGAGACCTACGTGGTCCGCTCCTGGGCCGAGCACCTGCGCCAGCACGAGCGGTTCACCGCCGAGGACCTGGCCGTCCGCGACCGGGTCCGGTTGTTCCACGTCGGCGAGGACCCGCCGGTGGTCTCCCATTTCATCCACCCCGACGCCGCCCCCACCCAGCGCCGCTGGGTGCGCTGGACCCGCCGCCACGGCGACCTGGCCCAGGCGGGCGAGGAGTAG